One region of Fusarium oxysporum f. sp. lycopersici 4287 chromosome 14, whole genome shotgun sequence genomic DNA includes:
- a CDS encoding hypothetical protein (At least one base has a quality score < 10), giving the protein MNYPNEELRAILRLEQQYCETVEDLASTWMMNEGCQPRQRGTINSVTITVYSILATLLLDFLEASAIPTFSRSNTAAVHVFSTEPSPDFGVFVLSSSVAAGWLSLGRYTPRDALQLTHAFPRGSRFHGPFILDKGIVYIAGSATAGYECHIRTMA; this is encoded by the exons ATGAATTATCCGAATGAGGAACTTCGCGCCATCTTGAGGCTTGAACAACAGTATTGTGAAACGGTAGAGGACCTGGCCTCGACCTGGATGATGAACGAGGGATGCCAGCCGCGCCAACGTGGCACAATAAATAGTGTTACAATTACAGTTTATTCGATCCTCGCCACCTTGTTACTCGATTTTCTCGAAGCTTCAGCCATTCCAACTTTCTCTCGCAGCAATACAGCGGCTGTACATGTGTTTTCCACCGAACCTTCGCCAGATTTCGGCGTGTTCGTTCTGAGCTCCTCAGTAGCTGCCGGATGGTTGTCTTTGGGCCGCTATACT CCAAGAGACGCCCTACAGCTCACGCACGCCTTTCCTCGTGGTAGTAGGTTCCACGGCCCTTTTATCCTCGATAAAGGAATCGTTTACATTGCTGGATCAGCAACCGCAGGCTATGAGTGT cATATTAGGACTATGGCCTAG